The Trueperaceae bacterium genomic interval CCCGTACTGGGCGGCCACCCGGCGCGAGGCCTCAACGTACGGCACGCCCTCCGCCTTCAGGTTCACCAGGCGGCGCGCGAGGAGCTTGGGGTCGGTGAGGTTCCGCCAGAAGACGCTCAGGTCGTCCTCGAGGATCCGCACCGTCTCCCTGATGAGGGTGTCGCGGCGGGGGTCGGTGGGGAGGAACCCGGCCCTGGCGGGCACGGTCTCGGCGATGCGCCTGAGCACCCACTGGATCTCGGCTTGCTCGAGGAGCTCCTCGGGTTCGATGGCGTACCCGAGCCAGTCGAGTTCGCCGGCGAGCCACTCGACCTCGAGCTCGTACAGCCTGGCCTCGATGACGAGGCGGTCGAGCAGCGGGCGCGCCGCGGCGAGCGCCTCCCTGAGCCACTTGGCGTGCAGTCGGCGGGCGGCCGTCCACACCTCCGGCGAGTACCGGCGGACGGCCGCCTCGACCTGCGCCAGGTGCCGGGCGCGCGCTAGGCGGGGGTTAGTCCTCGGCCGGCGTGGCATCGGGCCCGCCCGCGGCGAAGTCGCCGGCGGGGAGCATCGTCGTCGGCAGCAGCGGCTTGGTCTCGCCGGCCGGCTCGTACCCGAGCACCTGCCTGGCTTCCGCCTGGGAGAGGACGGGGGCGCCGGCGGCCTTCACGAGCGCTTCCACCTTCCGCATGAGCTGCTCGGCGTCGTCGAACGTCAGCTCGAAGTCGTAGTCCGTGATGCCGAGCCCGCTGGGGGCGGGGGCGTGGAGGATGCGGTTGATGATCGCGACGGCCGGCGCTGCGAACGGGATGAGCGCCTGCGTCACGAAGTCGTCCGCTTGTGTCTCGGCCGTCGCCCTGTACCCGCCTTCCGGCAGGCCCAGGTTGATGAGGCTGACGTGCCGCACTGCGAGGATCTCGTCGCGTGCGAGCTTCGCGGTGTTCGGGAAGGTGGGGTCCTCGAGCTTGTGGTCGAGCGCCTGCGCGGTGACGGTGATGCCGCCGGGGTACTGGAGGATGAGGTTCCGGCCGGCCATGTCGCCGGCGTTGGCCTCGAGGAAGCCGCGGACCTGCTCGAAGAGGGCGTCGAGGGCGTCGTCGCCAGGCTTCTGCCCCGTCCAGGTCGGATCCTCGGTGACGGTCACGAGGTAGCGAGGCGTGCCGTGGTTCTTGAAGAAGCCCTTGAGGTACCGCCTGTGCTGGTTGTCGACCTCGACGCTGTCACGCGCCGCGATCCAGGAGGGCAGGCCGTAGAAGCTCGACGCGAGGTTCGTCTGCCGTTGATGCAGGAACTCGCGGACTTCCTTGTCGGCGGCCTTGCGGGTGCCGAACGGTACGAAGTCGACCGGCTTCCCGAACGGGTCCTCCTGCCTGAGGACGAGGCCGGTGTCGCGCGCCTCGTACCAGACGAACTGCGGCAGCAGGTGGCTGACCTGCATGGGTTCGCGGCCGGCCTGGTCGCGGAGGACCTCGACGAACACGTTCCCGGTCTGGTCGTTCGCGACGCACAGGGCGCGGAGGAGGGCGGGCAGGTCGAGTTCGCTGGCGCCCTCCCGCCCGATCGTCTCGCGGGACAGCCAGGCCTTCGCGCGGCGGTAGTTCTCGTCGCTGGCCTTGTCGAAGTCGCTGGCGCGGTCGAGGGGCTGGCCGAGGGTGTCCACGTCGCGGGCTGCGAGGTCCCACTTGGCGCTGGAGACGGCGTCGGCGAGGAGGTTGCCGATCGCGCCCAGCCACGGCGAGGCCAGGTAGAAGTCGATCAGCTGCGACGCCGGGATGGGCCAGGGGACGCGGACGCGGGCGTCGTGCGTCTGCGCCGCCTCGCTGGGTTCGGCCTCCAAGGGCGTGTCGATGCGCAGCTGCAGGGCCGGCTCGAGGTCGAGGGCGGTCGTGGCGAACGCGCGGGCCCTCACGGCCGCGGCGCGGGGCTTGCTCTTGCTCATGCGGTGGCTCCCCTCACCCGGAACCCTGACGGTTCCGGAGCGGCGTACGCGTACGCGAGCGCGTCGACCATGTCGTCATGCCTCCCGACCGGGAACGCCAGCAGCTCGTCCTCGAACTCGCCGGGCAGACCCGGGACGTGTGTGACGAGGCCCTGCTGGTACCGGGCCTCGAGCGGCTGAAAACGCGTCACCTTGTCCCGGTCGGGCTTCACTCCGAGCACAGGCAGCTTCGTCGTGCGCAGAAGCTCCTGGATGACGGCGGCCTGGAACTGCACCTGCTCGATGGCGATGCTGCGTGGCTGCCACTTCCCTGCCATGCTCTCGACGAAGCGCAGCACGTCGTGGAACGACGCGCGGATCCTCTGAACGTCGAGGACGAACAGTCGCCCGTCCGTGGCGCGGCCGAGGACCGCGACGGCGGTGTAGTCCGCATCGGTCTTGGTGCTGATGGCGAGGTCTACGCCCATCGTGACACTCAGGCCGTCCGGGGCGGGCCCGTGCTTCAGCCAGGCGCGGCTGATGCGCGCGCCGCCGGCATCAACGAACTCTGCCAGGTACTCCTGGCGGAACACGAGCTCGGGCAGTTCGCGGCGGGCGTCCTCAATCTCGGCGGGGTCGATGTAGGGGTTCGCGCTGGTCGGCGCGGATGCGCTGAACCAGTCCGGGCGGTCGTCGCGCTGTCCGCGCTGGAACAGGTCGTAGAAGTAGTTGCGGCCCTTGGGGGTGCTGAGGAAGTCAGCCTCTCCCTTCAGGTCGGTGAGTGTGGGGCGGATGACGGCGGGCCAGGCCTCCTCGAGGCCGGGGACCATGGCGGCCTCGTCGACGATGACGCGCTTGTACTTGCGGCCGCGGACGCTGTCGGCGCGGTCGAGGCTCCAGAAGTCGATCACGCCGCCGCCCCACGTCTCGAGGCGCATGAGCTGCTCGTCCTTGTGCCGGATGGCCTCGCCGTAGAAGCGTTTCGTGTCGCGCCAGACCTCCTCGAGCATCTTGTACGTGGGGCTGAACCACGCCACGGGGTAGCCGTGCAGAGCGGGCGTGAGGCGGTGCACGCCGAGGACGGTCTTCCCGAAGCGGCGGCCCATGCAGAGCGCGTTGAAGCGCCGGAGCCGTTGGAGGACCTGTACCTGGCCGGCATGCGGTCTAGGTAGCCGGACCGTTAGGGTTCGGGTCGTCATACTCGACCTTGATCACGAGGTCACCGCCGCCGGGGCCGATCAGTTCGGTCTGGGTGCGCTCCCGGTACTTCTCCGGCCTGTGTGCCTTCAACAGCGTCACCATGAGCTGGTCGCTGTACTCACGTACCTGCCCGACCTTCTCGCCCTTCTGGTAGACGGGCTTCAGGACACCGTCCCTCGCGCGGCGCCAGGCTTCCTTCTCGAGGCTGTCGACAGCGACCTCTACCGCGTCGTCCCACGCGGCGGCGAACGCCTCGTCGGCCTTGTACCAGTCGTAGGCGGTGCTGCGGGGGACGCCGGCCTTCTTCGCGGCGGCGCTGACGTTCGCCATGCGGGCGAGCTCGGCGAGGAAGCGGCTCTTGCGCTGCTCGACCGAGTCCTCGCGGGCGCGTTGGCGTGTCCGAGTCGTCCGAGCGTCGGCCATGGCTCAGGCCCCGATCGTGATGACGGTGGCGCCCTCGACGCTGCCGTAGAGCTGGCGGCACTCGGCGCGCGTGATGACGCGCCTCGTGGTGACGAGTGGGTTGGCCTGCGTGGCGTGCGTCCATGCGAGGCCGGTGAGGGCCTTGAGGATGAGGTGCGCGGCGGTGTCGGCGTTGGGGATGCTCTGGGCTGGCCAGCTGGTCGGTGGTAGGTTCTCGTCCGACGTGTAGACGAGCAGGAGGTCGACGTGCACGTGCCCGTGCGGTACGAGCGGGTGGCCGCGGCGTCCGAGGCCGAGGCGCCTGGCTTCGGTGCGGACGGCGTCGACGTAGGCGGCCGCTGGGACGTTGTCTCGGCCGTCGCCGTTGCGTTCCCGGGATTGTGGCCTGCCTGGGATGACGATGCGCACCGCCGCCTCCTTCGCGGGGGATCGTGCGCCCCGGAGGGGCGGTGCTGGGTTGATGGTAGCAGACGATGTGATGGTCATGAGTCCCCTGGTATCTCCTCGATCTGGACGGTGAGCGCGCCGCCCTGGCGCGGCTCGGCGCGGACGATGGTGAGTCGGTCGATCTGGCTGTCGTTGGCGTAGACGCGGGCGAACTCGAGCGCGTCCAGCGCGGGCTTGGCTCGGTTGTCGACGTCCATGCGGCGTCGGTCGGGTGGGTGGAGGGTGAGGGTGACGGCGAGGCGTGCGGTGCCGAGGCGTGGGCTGCCTTGCTCTGCGACGGCGGCGAGGACGTCGGCGCGATACCGGCGGGCTTTGGCTGAGAGGACGGTGCGGTTACCGACGCGGCGCCAGCTGGTGTTGAGGGTGGGTGGCCAGGGGAGCTCGAGGGTCACCGGGGCAGCCTCTCGTCTCTGCCCTTGATTTCGGTGACGGTGCCGCTGGCCATGCGGGAGAGGATGGCGGCGGCGCTTTCGGGGTCTGGGGCGAGTTGGTTGGCGGCGTCGAGTGGGCGGTGGTTGGCGGTGAAGATGATGGTCTTTTCTTGTGACCAGCGGGTTTCGAGGGTGGCGTAG includes:
- a CDS encoding helix-turn-helix domain-containing protein; the protein is MADARTTRTRQRAREDSVEQRKSRFLAELARMANVSAAAKKAGVPRSTAYDWYKADEAFAAAWDDAVEVAVDSLEKEAWRRARDGVLKPVYQKGEKVGQVREYSDQLMVTLLKAHRPEKYRERTQTELIGPGGGDLVIKVEYDDPNPNGPAT
- a CDS encoding RusA family crossover junction endodeoxyribonuclease; this translates as MTLELPWPPTLNTSWRRVGNRTVLSAKARRYRADVLAAVAEQGSPRLGTARLAVTLTLHPPDRRRMDVDNRAKPALDALEFARVYANDSQIDRLTIVRAEPRQGGALTVQIEEIPGDS
- a CDS encoding phage portal protein, producing MSKSKPRAAAVRARAFATTALDLEPALQLRIDTPLEAEPSEAAQTHDARVRVPWPIPASQLIDFYLASPWLGAIGNLLADAVSSAKWDLAARDVDTLGQPLDRASDFDKASDENYRRAKAWLSRETIGREGASELDLPALLRALCVANDQTGNVFVEVLRDQAGREPMQVSHLLPQFVWYEARDTGLVLRQEDPFGKPVDFVPFGTRKAADKEVREFLHQRQTNLASSFYGLPSWIAARDSVEVDNQHRRYLKGFFKNHGTPRYLVTVTEDPTWTGQKPGDDALDALFEQVRGFLEANAGDMAGRNLILQYPGGITVTAQALDHKLEDPTFPNTAKLARDEILAVRHVSLINLGLPEGGYRATAETQADDFVTQALIPFAAPAVAIINRILHAPAPSGLGITDYDFELTFDDAEQLMRKVEALVKAAGAPVLSQAEARQVLGYEPAGETKPLLPTTMLPAGDFAAGGPDATPAED
- the terL gene encoding phage terminase large subunit encodes the protein MGRRFGKTVLGVHRLTPALHGYPVAWFSPTYKMLEEVWRDTKRFYGEAIRHKDEQLMRLETWGGGVIDFWSLDRADSVRGRKYKRVIVDEAAMVPGLEEAWPAVIRPTLTDLKGEADFLSTPKGRNYFYDLFQRGQRDDRPDWFSASAPTSANPYIDPAEIEDARRELPELVFRQEYLAEFVDAGGARISRAWLKHGPAPDGLSVTMGVDLAISTKTDADYTAVAVLGRATDGRLFVLDVQRIRASFHDVLRFVESMAGKWQPRSIAIEQVQFQAAVIQELLRTTKLPVLGVKPDRDKVTRFQPLEARYQQGLVTHVPGLPGEFEDELLAFPVGRHDDMVDALAYAYAAPEPSGFRVRGATA